Proteins encoded by one window of Brevibacterium atlanticum:
- a CDS encoding M3 family metallopeptidase — MNAEPNGIDVWEAFLDPQGDYSLPDFSAVTPESLLSAVHSATDYARAEVAGIIADDAESTFFSTTVRFESASVPMTRIASVAAAIESNHLRPELTDAIAEVWEVLSATRTQILLDVDLFHRIEQVSVTDLNPEDKRQQELTIELFVRAGARLGEEEREQMATIAAELTTLENSFSRALQLDTRELAVHLGEAESLAGLNEDQIAAAENRASERGIDGYLLSLNNFTQQLVLESLDTAQTRRHVLNNSMARGSRGGDGDTRTQVADTTALRALQANLLGYPSFSSFAIDNQTAGNPDAAADIVSSLINPSKAQLDEELGLVRDRYGLDDVAAEDVKYYLAKYRADEFGIDPDEVAKYFEFDTVLTEGVFRAATGLYGITFAPYDGVTAWHEDVRVYEVTDVTERPLGLVLIDPYARDTKRGGAWMDQLVPASRLTGLQPVVTLSLNLAKPGPGRPTLLNPTELTTLFHEFGHVLHGLFANSTYPSTAGTAVPRDYVEFPSQLNEMWRFHPQVLPHFAKHVDTGEPMPAELVDALIASEKFGQGFDTIEYLAAAMLDLSWHSLEAGEHITDVLSFESEVLAAAGFSPLVPPRYRSTYFGHIFASGYAAGYYSYLYSEVIAAWVSEWFEAQGGLNREAGDAFREAILAPGYSVDPMSAIERFFGTRPDVAPLLRRRGLAEPVVEEDAADSTADDEESAVDADPTAASANAEAPKQHPNHAKVEAQLREHGVDPEVRVFAEVTPTAAAAAEKIGVEVGAIANSLIFSSGGDPVLIMTSGAHRVDTDYVADQLGIESLDRADKDLVREATGQVIGGVAPCGHPAPIPTYVDVTLKSHPVLWAAAGTPNSMMPLTYEQLLTITNGKEITVARDDT, encoded by the coding sequence ATGAACGCAGAACCGAACGGCATCGATGTCTGGGAGGCGTTCCTCGACCCGCAAGGCGATTATTCGTTGCCCGACTTCTCCGCGGTCACCCCCGAATCGCTGCTGTCCGCGGTGCACTCGGCCACCGACTATGCCCGCGCCGAGGTGGCCGGAATCATCGCCGACGACGCTGAGTCGACGTTCTTCTCCACCACCGTGAGGTTCGAATCGGCGTCCGTGCCGATGACCCGCATCGCCTCCGTGGCCGCAGCCATCGAGTCGAATCACCTGCGCCCCGAACTCACCGATGCCATCGCCGAGGTGTGGGAGGTCCTGTCCGCGACCCGCACCCAGATCCTCCTCGATGTCGACCTCTTCCACCGCATCGAGCAGGTCTCCGTCACCGACCTCAACCCCGAGGACAAGCGCCAGCAGGAACTCACGATCGAACTCTTCGTTCGGGCGGGAGCCCGCCTCGGCGAGGAGGAGCGGGAGCAGATGGCCACGATCGCGGCCGAACTGACCACGCTGGAGAACTCCTTCTCCCGCGCCCTGCAGCTCGATACCCGGGAACTGGCCGTCCACCTCGGCGAGGCAGAATCCCTGGCCGGACTGAACGAGGATCAGATCGCGGCCGCGGAGAACCGCGCGAGCGAACGCGGCATCGACGGGTACCTGCTGTCGCTGAACAACTTCACCCAGCAGCTCGTGCTCGAGTCCCTCGACACCGCACAGACCCGCCGTCATGTGCTGAATAATTCGATGGCCCGCGGATCCCGCGGCGGCGACGGCGACACCCGCACTCAGGTCGCCGACACGACGGCGCTGCGGGCCCTGCAGGCGAACCTGCTCGGGTATCCCTCGTTCTCCTCCTTCGCCATCGACAATCAGACCGCCGGCAATCCGGATGCCGCTGCCGACATCGTCTCCTCCCTGATCAATCCCTCCAAGGCTCAGCTCGACGAGGAGCTCGGCCTGGTTCGTGACCGCTACGGGCTCGACGATGTCGCGGCCGAGGACGTCAAGTACTACCTCGCGAAGTACCGGGCCGACGAATTCGGCATCGACCCCGACGAGGTGGCCAAGTACTTCGAGTTCGACACCGTACTCACCGAGGGAGTCTTCCGCGCCGCCACCGGACTCTACGGCATCACCTTCGCCCCCTATGACGGTGTCACCGCCTGGCATGAGGACGTGCGCGTCTACGAGGTCACCGACGTCACCGAACGCCCCCTGGGTCTCGTCCTCATCGACCCGTATGCCCGGGATACGAAACGCGGCGGAGCCTGGATGGACCAGCTGGTCCCCGCCTCACGCCTGACCGGTCTGCAGCCGGTCGTCACCCTCTCGCTCAACCTCGCCAAGCCTGGTCCCGGACGGCCCACCCTGCTCAATCCGACCGAGCTGACGACCCTGTTCCACGAGTTCGGACACGTGCTGCACGGACTGTTCGCGAACTCGACGTACCCGTCGACCGCGGGCACTGCAGTGCCGCGCGACTACGTCGAGTTCCCCTCGCAGCTCAACGAGATGTGGCGCTTCCACCCGCAGGTCCTCCCCCACTTCGCCAAGCACGTCGACACGGGTGAGCCGATGCCGGCCGAACTCGTCGATGCCCTCATCGCCAGCGAGAAGTTCGGGCAGGGCTTCGACACCATCGAATACCTCGCTGCCGCGATGCTCGACCTCTCCTGGCATTCGCTCGAGGCCGGGGAGCACATCACCGATGTGCTGTCCTTCGAATCCGAGGTGCTCGCCGCCGCCGGCTTCTCCCCACTCGTGCCGCCGCGCTACCGGTCGACCTACTTCGGTCACATCTTCGCCTCCGGCTATGCCGCCGGCTACTACTCCTACCTCTACTCCGAGGTCATCGCCGCCTGGGTGAGCGAATGGTTCGAAGCCCAGGGCGGACTCAACCGCGAAGCCGGCGACGCCTTCCGCGAAGCCATCCTCGCCCCCGGCTACTCGGTCGATCCGATGTCGGCGATCGAACGCTTCTTCGGCACCCGCCCCGACGTCGCGCCCCTGCTGCGTCGTCGCGGTCTCGCCGAACCCGTGGTCGAGGAGGACGCGGCTGATTCCACCGCCGACGACGAAGAGTCCGCAGTCGATGCGGACCCGACAGCCGCCTCGGCGAACGCGGAAGCACCGAAGCAGCACCCCAACCATGCGAAGGTCGAAGCGCAGCTGCGAGAGCACGGAGTCGACCCTGAGGTCCGCGTGTTCGCCGAGGTCACCCCGACCGCAGCCGCAGCGGCGGAGAAGATCGGCGTCGAGGTCGGCGCCATCGCCAACAGTCTCATCTTCTCCTCCGGCGGCGACCCCGTGCTCATCATGACCTCGGGAGCCCACCGCGTCGACACCGACTATGTCGCCGACCAGTTGGGCATCGAGTCCCTCGACCGAGCCGACAAGGACCTCGTCCGCGAGGCCACCGGCCAGGTCATCGGCGGAGTCGCCCCGTGCGGGCATCCGGCGCCGATCCCCACCTACGTCGACGTCACGCTGAAGAGCCACCCGGTCCTGTGGGCCGCGGCCGGCACCCCGAACTCGATGATGCCGCTGACCTACGAGCAGCTTCTGACCATCACGAACGGCAAGGAGATCACCGTTGCCCGCGACGACACCTGA